Proteins from a single region of Psychrobacter cryohalolentis K5:
- a CDS encoding hypoxanthine-guanine phosphoribosyltransferase, whose amino-acid sequence MTQISNQEIEKTLRNSECLISSIEVAAAYERLAAQLNLHYAGLNPIVMVVMNGGLIPAGQLLTHLTFYHRMHYIHASRYRDNEGTNELDWKFKPDVNIEGEHVLLIDDIFDEGITLKAVVEELSKEKPLSIESCVLLNKEHDRKVKGFDVDFVGINVADRYVYGCGMDFHGYLRHLPGIYAIKEDKI is encoded by the coding sequence ATGACCCAAATCAGCAATCAAGAAATTGAAAAAACATTACGTAACTCAGAATGCCTAATCAGCAGTATAGAAGTTGCTGCCGCTTATGAGCGTTTAGCTGCACAGCTTAATCTGCACTATGCTGGTCTAAATCCGATTGTTATGGTCGTTATGAATGGCGGGCTTATCCCAGCCGGTCAATTATTGACTCACCTTACTTTTTATCATCGTATGCATTATATCCATGCATCACGCTATCGTGATAACGAAGGAACCAATGAGCTTGATTGGAAATTTAAGCCTGATGTTAACATTGAAGGCGAGCATGTCTTATTGATCGATGATATTTTTGATGAAGGCATCACCTTAAAAGCAGTGGTTGAAGAATTGAGCAAGGAAAAACCTTTATCGATTGAATCATGTGTTCTCCTTAATAAAGAGCATGATCGTAAAGTTAAAGGTTTCGATGTTGATTTCGTTGGTATTAATGTTGCAGATCGCTATGTTTATGGCTGTGGTATGGACTTCCATGGTTATTTACGTCATCTGCCTGGTATCTACGCTATTAAAGAAGACAAGATTTAA
- a CDS encoding nucleobase:cation symporter-2 family protein, whose amino-acid sequence MDIKSTSQSAVARPEDENLGIGANIAYGFQHVLTMYGGIIAVPLIVGQAAGLLPAEIGLLIAASLFIGGLATLLQTIGVPFFGCQLPLVQGVSFASVATVVAIVTTGGGLPSVFGAVIAASALGFLITPIFSQIIKFFPPLVTGTVITTIGLTLMPVAARWAMGGNSNLPTFGSMTNIGLAGFTLAMVLLLSKLGNAAISRLSILLAMVIGTFAAWALGLVDFSGITTGSIFAFPSPFHFGMPTFEIAAIISMFIVVLVILVETSADILAVGDIIETDIDSKRLGNGLRADMAASMIAPIFGSFTQSAFAQNVGLVAVTGVKSRFVVAYAGIILVILGLMPIMGRVIATVPTAVLGGAGIVLFGTVAASGIRTLAQVSYTNNMNLIIVATSIGFGMLPIAAPAFYDQFPDWFATIFHSGISSAAIMAIALNLLFNHLKVGNSDQQSVFVAGTEDRSVRPVVMIDLYEGDYFTEGKLFDCDGKEIPISKEPAHH is encoded by the coding sequence ATGGATATTAAATCTACTTCTCAATCGGCAGTTGCCCGCCCAGAAGATGAAAACTTGGGTATTGGTGCCAATATTGCTTATGGCTTTCAACACGTACTGACCATGTACGGTGGTATTATTGCGGTTCCATTAATTGTGGGACAGGCAGCTGGATTATTACCCGCTGAAATTGGCTTGTTAATTGCCGCCTCATTATTTATCGGTGGTCTTGCGACTTTATTACAAACGATTGGTGTGCCATTCTTTGGCTGTCAGCTGCCACTCGTACAAGGTGTATCATTTGCGAGTGTGGCAACCGTGGTTGCGATTGTGACAACGGGGGGCGGACTACCTTCTGTGTTTGGTGCTGTCATTGCCGCCTCTGCTTTGGGTTTTTTGATCACGCCTATTTTCTCCCAAATTATCAAATTCTTCCCGCCATTAGTGACTGGCACCGTCATTACTACTATTGGTTTGACCTTGATGCCAGTCGCTGCCCGCTGGGCAATGGGCGGCAACAGCAACTTACCTACCTTTGGCAGTATGACCAATATTGGTCTTGCTGGCTTCACGCTAGCGATGGTGTTATTACTAAGCAAGCTTGGTAATGCGGCGATCAGTCGCCTATCGATTCTATTAGCGATGGTCATTGGTACTTTTGCTGCTTGGGCATTAGGCTTGGTTGATTTCTCTGGTATTACGACAGGCTCTATTTTTGCTTTCCCATCACCGTTCCATTTTGGTATGCCGACCTTTGAGATTGCGGCAATTATCTCTATGTTTATCGTGGTATTGGTTATTTTGGTTGAAACGTCAGCAGATATTTTGGCGGTTGGTGATATCATTGAGACAGATATCGATTCAAAACGTTTGGGTAATGGACTACGAGCTGATATGGCAGCCAGTATGATTGCCCCTATATTTGGCTCATTTACTCAAAGTGCTTTTGCACAAAACGTAGGTCTAGTTGCCGTAACGGGTGTTAAAAGCCGTTTTGTAGTCGCTTATGCCGGTATTATTTTGGTTATTTTGGGCTTGATGCCGATTATGGGTCGTGTTATCGCTACCGTTCCTACCGCCGTACTTGGCGGCGCCGGTATCGTATTGTTTGGTACGGTTGCAGCCAGTGGTATTCGTACGCTTGCGCAAGTCAGCTACACCAATAATATGAATCTAATCATCGTTGCGACCTCCATCGGTTTTGGTATGCTACCGATTGCCGCGCCAGCATTTTATGATCAATTTCCAGACTGGTTTGCCACGATTTTCCATTCAGGTATCAGCTCTGCTGCCATCATGGCCATTGCCCTAAACTTGTTGTTTAACCACTTAAAAGTAGGTAATTCAGACCAACAGTCCGTATTTGTTGCTGGTACAGAAGACCGCTCGGTACGTCCTGTAGTGATGATTGATCTATATGAAGGTGATTATTTTACTGAAGGCAAATTGTTTGATTGCGACGGTAAAGAGATACCTATATCAAAAGAACCAGCGCATCACTAG
- a CDS encoding carbon starvation CstA family protein, whose translation MNSAIVLLFAVAAMLCGYLFYSKFIATKILALDNSIPTPAHTMKDGVDYIPTNKYVLWGHHFTSVAGAAPIIGPAIAVIWGWVPAIIWVVLGTIFMAGVHDMSAIWASMRNRGQSIGSIAGTVMGTRVRSLMMIVIFLLLLMVNAVFGVAIANMMIKTPSAVLPVWGALIVAFIIGQCIYRYKMNLVWVSIIGVTALYGLIYLGPMFPIVLPETFLGLPDNAVWIIILFVYAAIASLLPVWMLLQPRDYINGLQLFVGLILLYAAIFIATPNIVAPAINTALPIGTPSMLPLLFVTIACGAISGFHGLVATGTTSKQIDKEEDVRFVGYFGAMGEGMLALGAILAATAGFATLGDWQAVYQKFGDGSIGAFIDGGATILNAGVGIDMVLSQTMLTVMAALFAGTTMDTGVRLQRYIFQEFGEIYKLPVLNKSVVATLLAVGSCLLLAFGAGGIDGAGGMIIWPLFGTTNQLMAALTLMIVTVILLRKGRPVWYTLGPLSFLLVMTVFALLIQLKTFFNDGNWLLIIMDIIILIATILVTFESLSVLRKEWSIHRGKSNL comes from the coding sequence ATGAATAGTGCAATCGTGCTATTGTTTGCTGTTGCCGCTATGCTTTGCGGTTATCTGTTTTACTCAAAATTTATCGCCACTAAAATCTTGGCATTGGATAATAGTATCCCCACGCCAGCACATACTATGAAGGATGGGGTAGATTATATTCCCACTAATAAATATGTGTTGTGGGGACACCATTTTACTTCAGTCGCAGGGGCAGCACCGATTATTGGTCCTGCCATTGCGGTTATTTGGGGCTGGGTACCTGCTATCATTTGGGTGGTATTAGGTACTATTTTTATGGCAGGTGTCCACGACATGTCTGCCATTTGGGCAAGTATGCGCAATCGAGGTCAATCGATTGGCTCGATTGCCGGTACGGTCATGGGTACACGTGTGCGCAGCTTGATGATGATCGTCATCTTTTTATTATTACTAATGGTAAATGCGGTATTCGGCGTCGCTATTGCTAATATGATGATAAAAACCCCATCCGCTGTACTGCCAGTTTGGGGTGCTTTGATAGTCGCCTTTATCATCGGTCAATGCATTTATCGCTATAAGATGAATCTGGTTTGGGTATCAATCATTGGGGTCACGGCTTTATATGGGCTTATCTATCTTGGTCCTATGTTCCCCATTGTGTTACCTGAGACATTTTTAGGCTTACCTGACAATGCTGTTTGGATTATTATTTTATTTGTCTATGCGGCAATCGCGTCTTTGTTACCAGTCTGGATGCTGTTGCAGCCGCGCGATTACATCAATGGCTTGCAGTTATTTGTCGGTCTGATTTTATTATATGCCGCTATCTTTATTGCGACTCCTAATATTGTCGCGCCAGCGATCAACACAGCATTGCCAATCGGTACGCCATCTATGCTGCCTTTATTGTTTGTGACCATTGCTTGTGGTGCAATCTCAGGCTTTCATGGTTTGGTAGCGACAGGTACGACGTCTAAGCAAATTGATAAAGAAGAAGATGTGCGATTCGTTGGTTACTTCGGTGCCATGGGTGAGGGCATGCTAGCACTCGGTGCGATACTTGCGGCAACAGCAGGCTTTGCAACCCTTGGCGACTGGCAAGCCGTTTATCAAAAATTTGGCGACGGCTCTATTGGTGCCTTTATCGATGGCGGTGCGACTATCTTGAATGCAGGTGTTGGCATTGATATGGTTTTATCGCAGACGATGCTGACGGTAATGGCAGCATTGTTCGCTGGTACCACGATGGATACTGGAGTACGTTTGCAACGCTATATCTTCCAAGAATTTGGTGAAATTTATAAACTGCCTGTTCTAAATAAAAGTGTGGTGGCCACATTGCTTGCCGTTGGTAGCTGTTTGTTATTAGCATTCGGTGCTGGTGGCATCGATGGTGCTGGTGGTATGATTATTTGGCCGTTATTTGGCACGACGAATCAGCTCATGGCAGCATTAACCTTAATGATTGTAACCGTTATTTTATTACGTAAAGGCAGACCAGTATGGTATACCTTAGGGCCATTGTCGTTCTTACTGGTCATGACGGTTTTTGCATTATTGATTCAGCTAAAAACCTTTTTCAATGACGGTAATTGGCTGCTTATTATTATGGATATCATTATCTTGATAGCCACAATTTTAGTGACGTTTGAGAGTTTATCAGTACTCCGTAAAGAATGGTCGATACACAGAGGCAAAAGCAACCTCTAA
- a CDS encoding DUF2868 domain-containing protein, producing the protein MLSPQDQLTELVRTLETQQHVFATDPLLITEKLQNEEGSPLQKLHRRASRIDSNGALAGVLGKIDGRIKGIMVVMSVIWCLSGFLGLFTLLQTNVVNFFYVLVCLLGFHSLMLLGWLVMTLINQGKQSSNWFASFVSPSYLIRGKDDVTQAAVNLYERQLQHSGMRWYLGRFSHQLWLATLTGMLLAIIFLLIVRQYSFSWESTLLSDQALITLTQVLGWLPSMVGFDVPDSTAIVQSRLVTDAMPLSVARQWAGLLVGSLLMYGIVPRAIAWAFCALMFRRKKMRLDIKLPYYQKILNFWQRHVVDADDFKEAPAPIAPKAQVSAGKKLVALLEYPAEQNQWWQSGFVTGITDTTDIENFGILDDREDMARLKAYLDANPVQVLLGIHFKALPDRGTLRKLDQIANHAKHGLIVQLLEDNSLSLTEHHNTGNDVLNAGSDSNLEKQHVRYQQWQTALSARKIGLVNN; encoded by the coding sequence ATGCTATCGCCCCAAGACCAATTGACTGAGCTGGTACGTACTCTTGAGACGCAGCAGCACGTCTTTGCTACTGACCCGCTACTCATTACTGAAAAGCTGCAAAATGAAGAAGGTTCGCCACTGCAAAAACTGCATCGACGAGCGTCACGAATAGACAGCAATGGCGCGCTGGCAGGCGTGCTTGGTAAGATTGATGGTCGCATCAAAGGCATCATGGTTGTCATGAGCGTGATTTGGTGTCTCTCAGGATTTTTGGGATTATTTACCTTATTGCAGACCAATGTGGTGAACTTCTTTTACGTCTTGGTATGCTTATTGGGTTTTCATAGTCTTATGCTTCTGGGCTGGCTAGTCATGACGCTTATCAATCAAGGCAAGCAGTCTTCAAATTGGTTTGCCAGCTTTGTCAGTCCCAGTTATTTGATACGTGGTAAAGATGATGTAACTCAGGCAGCGGTGAATTTATATGAGCGGCAGCTGCAACACAGCGGTATGCGTTGGTATTTAGGCAGATTTAGTCATCAGTTATGGCTTGCCACACTGACCGGTATGCTGCTTGCGATTATTTTTCTGTTGATTGTGCGTCAATACAGCTTTAGCTGGGAGTCAACGCTGCTGTCAGATCAGGCGCTAATTACTTTGACGCAAGTACTTGGATGGTTACCAAGTATGGTTGGATTCGATGTTCCGGACAGTACGGCTATCGTACAGAGCCGATTAGTGACTGATGCTATGCCTTTGTCTGTCGCACGGCAATGGGCAGGCTTGTTGGTTGGTAGTTTACTGATGTACGGGATTGTCCCACGCGCGATTGCTTGGGCATTTTGTGCCTTGATGTTCCGTCGTAAAAAGATGCGTTTGGATATTAAGCTGCCTTATTATCAAAAGATTTTGAATTTTTGGCAGCGTCATGTGGTGGATGCTGATGACTTTAAAGAAGCCCCCGCGCCTATCGCCCCAAAAGCCCAAGTCAGTGCGGGCAAAAAACTGGTTGCGCTATTAGAGTATCCAGCGGAGCAAAACCAATGGTGGCAGTCGGGTTTCGTTACAGGCATTACTGATACGACTGATATTGAGAATTTTGGTATTCTTGATGACCGTGAAGATATGGCACGGCTAAAGGCTTACCTAGATGCAAATCCGGTACAGGTATTGCTTGGTATTCATTTTAAAGCGCTGCCTGACCGTGGTACATTGCGTAAACTTGATCAGATCGCCAATCACGCCAAACATGGACTGATTGTACAACTGTTAGAGGACAATAGCCTGAGTCTGACAGAGCACCATAATACGGGCAATGATGTGTTAAATGCTGGTTCAGACTCGAATTTAGAAAAACAACATGTTCGTTATCAGCAATGGCAAACCGCCCTATCTGCTCGAAAAATCGGTTTGGTTAATAACTGA
- a CDS encoding cory-CC-star protein, whose amino-acid sequence MEKADITKPIKNIEPWWQRFAAGLNEFYHAPYRQTMARAARDEEDFFMLLMFAESLGIDNPASFYTLELQPLFLENFHEWHTRMGMDRCPFDHVGCC is encoded by the coding sequence ATGGAAAAGGCAGATATCACAAAACCTATAAAAAATATTGAGCCATGGTGGCAACGGTTTGCGGCTGGGTTAAACGAGTTTTATCATGCGCCGTATCGCCAGACGATGGCACGCGCCGCGCGTGATGAGGAAGATTTTTTTATGCTACTCATGTTTGCGGAAAGCTTAGGCATCGATAATCCGGCAAGCTTTTATACGCTAGAATTGCAGCCTTTGTTTTTAGAAAATTTCCATGAATGGCATACACGCATGGGCATGGATAGATGCCCTTTTGACCATGTTGGTTGCTGCTAG
- a CDS encoding SDR family oxidoreductase, translated as MNTKNYFIIGGTGGIGKAMVEQLVHTAANEHASTLTNNDMHTNTDIRVFATYHKSVPDFEAENLYWIAMDICDEQSIKQAADAIKQQTTHIDWVINCAGLLHTKTRQPEKSLQQIESEFFLQNMQVNALASLLIAKHIKPLLAKAERSADKPAIFATISARVGSISDNQLGGWYSYRMSKAALNMGMKNLSIEWSRSLKNVCVVVMQPGTVNTQLSAPFQGNVADGQLFSPAYSAECLLEVLSKMGAAQSGSFVDWAGESIPW; from the coding sequence ATGAATACTAAAAATTATTTTATCATTGGTGGTACAGGCGGTATCGGTAAAGCCATGGTTGAACAATTGGTCCACACTGCCGCCAATGAACACGCCAGCACCCTTACGAATAATGATATGCACACCAATACTGACATCCGTGTCTTTGCCACATACCATAAAAGCGTGCCTGATTTTGAAGCAGAAAATCTGTATTGGATAGCGATGGATATCTGTGACGAGCAAAGTATCAAACAAGCAGCTGATGCGATTAAGCAGCAAACCACACATATAGATTGGGTGATTAATTGTGCTGGACTACTGCATACCAAGACGCGTCAGCCAGAAAAATCACTACAACAGATTGAAAGTGAGTTTTTTTTACAGAATATGCAGGTTAATGCTTTGGCAAGCTTGCTCATTGCCAAGCACATCAAGCCGCTATTGGCGAAAGCTGAACGAAGCGCAGACAAACCGGCGATTTTTGCGACGATATCGGCAAGGGTAGGTAGTATCAGTGACAATCAACTTGGCGGTTGGTACAGCTACCGCATGAGTAAGGCGGCGCTTAATATGGGTATGAAAAACCTGAGTATTGAATGGAGTCGATCGCTTAAAAACGTCTGCGTGGTAGTGATGCAGCCCGGCACTGTCAACACCCAGCTATCAGCTCCGTTTCAGGGCAACGTAGCTGACGGGCAGTTATTTTCGCCAGCCTATAGTGCTGAATGCTTGCTTGAGGTACTCAGTAAGATGGGTGCTGCCCAATCAGGGAGTTTTGTGGATTGGGCAGGGGAATCTATACCGTGGTAA
- a CDS encoding ArsA family ATPase: MALHPLPALVEQLMTQPIIFIGGKGGVGKTTTAAALASYYANQGKKTLIVSTDPAHSLGDVLNVPLKNQKTAVTSYLDAIELNPDIIVDEHFAQVERTITSYANPDMMPKIREHLRLSKSAPGAQEAAMLESMCHHLVEAADAGYEHVIFDTAPTGHTLRLLVLPEMMGAWTDGLLAQQRRQAKLRSVANHLGSHEQDNNKNDLANPFAAKKTDRWEQAVSVLEKRKQLFRQAGLLLHDRTQTAIVLVMTADVLPLAETKRAIEQLEDSKLMPAAIVINQLISPTQSDTFWHRRAERQQQLMQDIEKNFSEYPLYPIYLQQTDVRGTDALSALVSPAS; this comes from the coding sequence ATGGCATTACATCCATTGCCTGCATTGGTAGAGCAATTAATGACACAGCCGATTATATTTATCGGTGGAAAGGGCGGTGTCGGTAAAACTACCACTGCCGCTGCACTTGCCAGCTATTATGCCAATCAAGGTAAAAAGACACTGATTGTCTCGACCGATCCAGCACACAGCTTGGGCGATGTATTAAACGTCCCGCTCAAAAACCAAAAAACAGCAGTAACTTCTTATCTAGATGCTATTGAACTAAACCCTGATATCATCGTCGATGAGCATTTTGCCCAAGTTGAACGCACCATTACTTCCTATGCAAACCCAGACATGATGCCAAAAATTCGCGAGCATCTACGGCTATCAAAATCAGCACCTGGTGCACAAGAAGCCGCGATGCTCGAATCCATGTGTCACCATCTAGTCGAAGCAGCAGATGCCGGCTATGAGCACGTTATTTTTGATACCGCACCGACGGGACATACACTGCGTTTATTAGTGCTGCCTGAGATGATGGGGGCATGGACGGATGGATTGCTAGCGCAGCAGCGAAGGCAAGCAAAACTGCGCTCAGTGGCAAATCATTTGGGCAGTCATGAACAAGACAATAATAAAAACGACTTAGCCAATCCGTTTGCCGCAAAAAAAACCGACCGCTGGGAGCAAGCAGTATCCGTACTAGAAAAACGCAAACAGCTGTTTCGTCAGGCAGGGTTGCTGCTTCATGACCGTACACAAACCGCCATTGTATTAGTGATGACGGCTGACGTATTGCCACTGGCTGAAACAAAGCGAGCGATAGAGCAGTTAGAAGACAGTAAACTTATGCCAGCCGCAATCGTTATCAATCAGTTGATATCTCCGACGCAGTCCGATACGTTTTGGCATCGTCGTGCTGAGCGCCAACAGCAATTAATGCAAGATATTGAAAAGAATTTTTCCGAGTATCCGCTATACCCAATATATCTGCAGCAAACCGACGTACGCGGTACTGATGCCTTAAGTGCATTAGTAAGCCCGGCATCATAA
- a CDS encoding DUF3482 domain-containing protein, protein MNNDNNNQGNNAQNSLQKTDKPAGLFADKAHEVNPQASSSGLAPQSSSEPETSYRTAKKTIASGEALKLAVVGHTNTGKTSILRTLLRDVYFGEVKNEAATTRHVERAQLTDSQTGEILVALYDTPGLEDASGLMDWLEDNTASRRDGIERLQQFLASDIAQSSDALSSNEDYSQEAKVIRQLLASDMAIYVVDAREPVLGKYRDELAILSWAAIPVMPVFNFTDAQDANIDDWQTMLARRNLHISTRFDSVAFEFNDEMRLWKNLATMLTHSEMLEQLMARRTENWAQLYDEANIIIADFLLNVAAFVREIGEDDDPMPVLQQMQEAVRQSERAMQHNLLSLYKFYDNDVAATPLELQAYQQDPFDPELLKSYGIRTTSGAAAGALLGLGIDAAALGTTLGLGAAIGGIAGGLLSNTGSIADKISGVKRLYIDPATLTLLATRAIDLLTALRHRGHAATDATQLIYKGEASIGDTDAGNNNAITPWATHKLPSELKKARGKPQWSSLSSGKSEQAQLLRADMAWSLASKLSSYQGQQ, encoded by the coding sequence ATGAATAACGACAATAATAATCAAGGAAATAATGCGCAGAACAGTCTGCAAAAAACCGATAAGCCTGCAGGGCTTTTTGCTGATAAAGCGCATGAGGTCAATCCTCAAGCATCATCGTCTGGATTAGCCCCACAGTCATCAAGTGAACCAGAGACTAGCTACAGGACAGCTAAAAAAACCATCGCTAGTGGTGAGGCATTAAAGCTTGCGGTCGTTGGTCATACCAATACGGGTAAGACTTCTATATTACGTACTCTATTGCGTGACGTTTACTTCGGTGAAGTAAAAAATGAAGCCGCAACTACCCGTCATGTAGAGCGCGCCCAACTGACGGATAGTCAAACGGGTGAAATATTGGTGGCTCTATATGACACGCCAGGTTTGGAGGACGCATCAGGGCTGATGGATTGGCTTGAGGATAATACCGCCAGTCGCCGTGATGGTATTGAGCGCCTGCAACAGTTTTTGGCATCTGATATTGCTCAAAGTAGTGATGCGCTAAGTAGCAATGAGGACTATAGCCAGGAAGCCAAAGTGATTCGTCAGCTGTTAGCAAGTGATATGGCTATTTATGTTGTCGATGCACGTGAGCCGGTACTCGGTAAATATAGAGATGAGCTGGCTATTTTATCTTGGGCCGCGATTCCTGTTATGCCGGTATTTAATTTCACTGATGCTCAGGATGCCAATATTGATGACTGGCAGACTATGCTGGCAAGACGTAACTTACATATCTCGACGCGCTTTGATTCAGTGGCATTTGAATTTAACGATGAGATGCGTTTATGGAAGAATTTAGCCACCATGCTTACCCACTCTGAGATGCTTGAGCAATTAATGGCGCGCCGCACTGAAAACTGGGCACAGTTATATGATGAAGCCAATATTATCATTGCAGATTTCTTGTTAAACGTCGCAGCATTTGTCCGTGAAATTGGCGAAGATGATGATCCCATGCCAGTATTACAGCAAATGCAAGAAGCGGTTAGACAGAGCGAACGAGCAATGCAGCATAATTTGCTGAGTTTATACAAATTTTATGACAATGATGTAGCGGCAACGCCACTTGAGCTACAGGCCTATCAGCAAGACCCGTTCGACCCTGAGCTGCTAAAAAGTTATGGTATTCGCACCACATCAGGCGCTGCGGCTGGCGCGTTACTAGGATTGGGTATTGATGCGGCGGCTCTTGGTACAACCTTGGGATTGGGTGCTGCCATCGGTGGCATCGCAGGTGGATTGCTATCCAATACTGGCAGTATCGCCGATAAAATATCAGGGGTTAAGCGGTTATATATCGACCCTGCAACATTGACCCTGCTAGCCACTCGAGCGATAGATTTGCTCACTGCGCTACGTCACCGTGGGCATGCAGCAACAGATGCTACGCAGCTGATATATAAGGGTGAGGCCTCAATTGGTGATACTGACGCTGGGAATAATAATGCTATAACGCCATGGGCAACGCACAAACTGCCCAGTGAGCTGAAAAAAGCTCGTGGCAAACCGCAGTGGTCATCACTCAGTAGTGGCAAGTCTGAGCAGGCGCAGTTATTACGCGCAGATATGGCATGGTCGCTGGCAAGTAAGCTGTCGTCGTATCAGGGTCAGCAATAA